In one window of Drosophila mauritiana strain mau12 chromosome X, ASM438214v1, whole genome shotgun sequence DNA:
- the LOC117146476 gene encoding 27 kDa hemolymph protein, translated as MSSWSLCPLLLAFAVHAVLGSVDLAGSLDPSLLENVDVDQLRSNYLPQGLQNTNVTLADFQKLLQSKCEKANGHLPKGSINASDLSKSIEDAGVHLAECLSGLANMTEIQAEIEEASPKGDLDVVFEKYCLRLPQAKTCLKNFNDALLPCLTTDEKTHNAVLQRIADKLLEFICYKNGDQIALFIAEEGPECLQQSREGIANCLNSSFAGYLPKTISPEWDLPQLVLGPKQCVDLYAFETCTVSLLEKCDTITPSNIVESMFRYVRKESSCQPHIDRVKLHHRRALPLTSGSGSSVSLHLTWTSASLLMATLLARLA; from the coding sequence ATGTCGAGCTGGTCGCTTTGTCCGCTTTTACTGGCCTTCGCGGTTCACGCCGTGCTTGGATCCGTGGATTTGGCTGGTTCCCTGGatccctcgctgctggagaACGTGGATGTGGACCAGCTGAGATCCAACTATCTGCCCCAAGGCCTGCAAAACACCAATGTCACCTTGGCCGACTTCCAAAAGTTGCTGCAGTCGAAGTGCGAGAAGGCCAATGGCCATTTGCCAAAAGGATCAATTAACGCCTCTGACCTGAGCAAGTCCATCGAGGATGCGGGCGTGCACCTCGCAGAATGCCTCTCCGGATTGGCCAATATGACGGAGATCCAGGCGGAGATCGAGGAGGCGAGTCCCAAGGGCGACCTGGACGTGGTCTTCGAGAAGTACTGCCTCCGCTTGCCGCAGGCCAAGACCTGCCTGAAGAACTTCAACGACGCGCTCCTGCCCTGCCTGACCACCGATGAGAAGACCCACAACGCGGTGCTGCAGAGGATTGCGGACAAGCTGCTGGAGTTCATATGCTACAAGAACGGAGACCAGATTGCGCTCTTCATCGCCGAAGAGGGCCCCGAGTGCCTGCAGCAGAGTCGCGAAGGCATCGCCAATTGCCTGAACTCCTCCTTCGCCGGATATCTGCCCAAGACGATTAGCCCGGAGTGGGATCTGCCCCAGCTGGTCCTGGGTCCGAAGCAGTGCGTCGACCTCTACGCGTTCGAGACGTGCACCGTTAGTCTGCTGGAGAAGTGCGATACGATCACTCCCAGCAATATCGTAGAGTCCATGTTCCGGTACGTTAGGAAGGAGTCCTCCTGCCAGCCCCACATCGACAGGGTCAAGCTGCATCACCGCAGAGCCCTGCCCTTGACCAGTGGGTCCGGCTCATCTGTATCCCTGCATCTC